From Salmo salar chromosome ssa04, Ssal_v3.1, whole genome shotgun sequence, one genomic window encodes:
- the LOC106602249 gene encoding myeloid zinc finger 1: protein MSENLVLTFQTQLSGVMETVLKSAMYEITRLVEDGFLEEVRRGQQEVTRSHQEVESLRTLLQRAESQLKDVSQRTRCGDCGRTDVYNEETNDRPPGIQDSVLLLSGCDLKLEEEPEVRWRSCGQETVESSQVPANPTPPTPPAPSPSLVGSVKEEEGEEDIEPWRIKVAIQPSAAHTYTEEQRDSHSLVQSTGDSIGFPSVAPEAQQVTQTPRLAGPSQNQSRGPSNDGDRTRSTASPVWIGRRILDTDTDVHRQAQSNLRLVREPLLSSESAEAKQLARDFAPPTNPSTAGASVSSSSSGCHVFSSLNYRIPSKYKPSAQTLPRMRVYRDAAKRGGYPMYNRGTAQGGLTSSQTPTQQQGNHQHHHPGRLALRCPVCGKVFPHPSSLKAHQQTHTGERPFICALCGRSFTKLSNLKAHRRVHTGERPYSCSDCGKRFTQKCNLKRHQRIHMENDI from the exons atGTCAGAGAACCTAGTCCTCACCTTTCAGACCCAGCTTTCGGGAGTCATGGAGACGGTCCTAAAGTCAGCCATGTATGAGATCACCAGACTGGTGGAGGATGGCTTCCTGGAGGAAGTAAGACGTGGTCAACAGGAAGTGACACGGAGCCACCAGGAAGTGGAGTCTCTGCGGACCTTGCTGCAGCGGGCAGAGAGTCAGCTGAAGGATGTCAGTCAGAGGACCAGGTGTGGAGACTGTGGCAGGACAGATGTCTACAACGAGGAAACAAACGACAGACCTCCAGGAATACAGGACA GTGTGCTTCTACTGAGCGGGTGTGACCTGAAGCTGGAGGAGGAGCCAGAGGTCAGGTGGAGAAGCTGTGGACAGGAAACAGTGGAGTCATCACAGGTACCAGCTAATCCAACTCCTCCCACTCCTCCAGCTCCCAGTCCTTCGCTGGTAGGCAGTGttaaggaggaggaaggggaggaggacatAGAACCATGGAGAATCAAGGTGGCCATACAGCCGTCTGCAGCTCACACCTACACAGAGGAGCAGCGGGACTCACACTCACTCGTTCAGAGTACAGGAGACTCTATTGGGTTTCCCTCTGTGGCCCCAGAGGCCCAACAggtcacccagacacccagactagCAGGGCCATCTCAGAACCAGAGCAGAGGACCCAGCAATGACGGTGACAGAACGAGGAGTACAGCCTCACCGGTGTGGATAGGCCGTAGAATATTAGACACGGATACTGACGTTCACAGACAAGCTCAGTCGAACCTACGACTGGTAAGAGAGCCTCTGTTGTCCTCTGAATCGGCAGAGGCGAAGCAGCTAGCTAGAGATTTCGCTCCCCCAACCAATCCCAGCACAGCGGgggcctctgtctcctcctcatcatcaggcTGTCATGTCTTCAGCTCTCTAAACTACAGGATTCCTTCCAAATATAAGCCCAGCGCTCAAACCCTGCCGCGCATGAGAGTATACAGGGATGCTGCCAAGCGGGGCGGCTACCCGATGTACAACAGGGGGACTGCCCAGGGAGGGCTCACCTCCTCCCAAACCCCAACCCAACAACAAGGGAACcaccagcatcaccaccctgggaGGCTGGCCCTCCGCTGCCCAGTGTGTGGTAAGGTCTTCCCCCATCCCAGTAGCCTTAAGGCCCACCAGCAGACCCACACGGGGGAGAGGCCGTTCATCTGCGCCCTGTGTGGCCGGAGCTTCACTAAGTTAAGCAACCTGAAGGCCCACCGGCGCGTTCACACTGGGGAGAGACCTTACAGCTGCTCGGACTGCGGCAAACGCTTCACACAGAAGTGCAACCTTAAGAGGCACCAGAGGATTCACATGGAGAACGATATAT